A window from Leguminivora glycinivorella isolate SPB_JAAS2020 chromosome 16, LegGlyc_1.1, whole genome shotgun sequence encodes these proteins:
- the LOC125234878 gene encoding uncharacterized protein LOC125234878: protein MSDDENRVSEKPGPSRQRNDAQDGGVATEIYRIGVKVPIFWPEKPAIWFAQMESQFGVANITADATKYNYVVSQLDSQYVAEVEDIILAPPPTDKYKKIKEELIKRLSVSRQKKVKQLLSQEELGDRKPSQFLRHLRHLAGPNIPDEFLLSIWTSRLPSNLQFVIAAKLNDPIEELADLADRVHDVSTPQVAAASAADPQMAVLMRQVSELAEGMKALKSQFGNDRQSRSRSRAPNKSRNRSSSRRSQSSYRKFPECWYHAKFGEKATRCMKPCDFQAGNERGTR from the coding sequence ATGAGCGACGACGAGAATCGCGTATCGGAGAAGCCCGGGCCGAGCAGACAAAGAAACGACGCTCAAGATGGCGGCGTAGCAACGGAAATTTACCGCATCGGCGTGAAAGTGCCTATTTTTTGGCCGGAAAAACCGGCAATATGGTTCGCGCAGATGGAGTCGCAATTTGGTGTGGCGAATATTACTGCGGACGCTACTAAATACAATTACGTCGTGTCACAACTCGATTCGCAATATGTTGCCGAGGTTGAGGACATTATTCTTGCGCCGCCGCCTACtgacaaatacaaaaaaataaaagaggaACTCATTAAAAGACTCTCTGTATCCAGGCAGAAGAAGGTGAAGCAGTTGCTTAGCCAAGAAGAGTTAGGTGATAGGAAGCCGTCCCAGTTTCTCCGCCACCTACGTCATCTGGCTGGGCCGAACATACCTGATGAATTCCTTTTATCAATATGGACATCTCGCCTGCCAAGTAACTTACAGTTTGTGATTGCAGCGAAGCTCAATGACCCAATTGAAGAGCTTGCCGACTTGGCTGACCGCGTCCATGACGTATCTACCCCTCAAGTAGCCGCAGCGTCAGCGGCTGACCCACAGATGGCAGTGCTCATGCGTCAAGTGAGTGAGTTGGCCGAGGGCATGAAGGCGCTGAAAAGTCAGTTCGGCAATGATAGGCAGTCGCGGTCAAGATCTCGTGCGCCCAACAAGTCGCGTAACCGCTCCAGCTCACGCAGGTCGCAGTCCAGTTATAGAAAGTTTCCTGAGTGCTGGTACCACGCGAAGTTCGGAGAGAAAGCGACAAGGTGTATGAAACCGTGCGACTTCCAGGCGGGAAACGAGAGGGGCACTCGTTAG